Within Microthrixaceae bacterium, the genomic segment GGCTCGGGCCGCTCCTTGAACGACGGGGCGACCGGGCCGTGCGACGACGGCTCCGCCACCCCCGCGGCCGCGGGTCCGGCCACGCCGGCTTCCACGTCTTCGTCGCGGCCGGTGCCACTGGCTGTCGGGCCCGCTCCCACGCCGGCCTCGACCGCGACCTCGGTGGAGGTGGAAGCGAGAACAGGAGCCACGACCGGGGACCGGCGGTCTCGGCGGGCCCGCAGCGAGTGGCCGACCTCGGCCAGCACGCCGTCGGGTTGGCGGGCCAGGCCCACAGCACCGAGGCCGAACAACATGGCGGCGAACTCAGGGGCGGCCAGCACGTCACGCAACGTGTCGGGCAACCGGTCCCACGGCGCCCCCCATGAGCCACCGATCCCACCCAGCACCGGTGGCATCAGGGCGTACACCAAGCCGGCCACCACGGCCCCGCCCGGTCGACGCACTCCGAAGGTGACAGCGACCGCCAACCACACGATCCCGAGCAATGGCGGGGCGCTGGTGTTGGTGATCGGGCTGTTGACCAAGGCGAAGAACGAACCGGCGAAACCAGCCAGCGCCGCCGACACCGCGAACACGGTGAGCTTGGTTCGTACTGGGTCGATGCCGGCGGTCGCAGCGGCCGCCGGTGAGGACCGAAGGGCCAGCACCGCCCGGCCCGTGGCGGACCGTTGAAGGTTGCCGACCAACCCGACCACCAACACCACCAAAACCAACAGCACCACCATCAACGTGACCGGGTCGCCCAGGTCGACCGGACCGTAGGCCGGTTTGGGAACCGACCAGCCCCGGGTCCCGTTGCGGACACCGCCGAGCTGGAACACCAGCCGGTCACCGACCAGGGCCAAGGCCAAGGTGGCCAGGGCCAGGGCCAGCCCGCCGAGTCGCAGCGAAGGCAAGGCGACCAACAGGCCGACCAGGGTGGTCACGACCACCGCGGCGATGGTGGCCATCCAGAACGTCATGCGGCCGTTGTTCATGAGGACGGGAACCGTCGACGGCCACTGGTGGTTGACCAGCCACCCCGCCGTGAACCCTCCGACGGTCACGAAGGTGGCCTGGGCCAGATTGATCATGCCCCCGAAACCGGTGACCACCACGAACGACAAGAACACCAGGCCCAGAACCAAACCGCGGTTGATGATCCCGGTCCAGTAGGCGTCGGCCACGAAGAACCCGTAGGCCATCAGCGCCAGGCCGGCCGCGGCCCAGGGCGCCCGCTTGCGCCATGGCGCCAGGTCGCTGCGGGGGTCTTCGACCGGGGCCTCTTCGGCCACCGATCCCGCCTCGCGTCCTCGGGACGGTACGAAGAACATGAGCACGAACAACAAGATGAACGGCACCGAGGTCCGGAACCCCGACACGTCGGCCAATACGTCGGGGGCGTAGCCGTAGACCAGGTTCTGGATCACGCCGAGCCCGATGCCGGCGGCGAAGGCCATCGGCACCGAACGCAGGCGGGCCGCCACCGCGGCGGTGAAGGACGTGAACACGATCATGTGGAACGTGAGTGCGCTCAGGTCGAACATGGGGGCGATCAACACGCCGGCCAACCCGGCCAGCGCAGAGCTCAAGGACCAGACGATGCGCGATGACCGATCGGTGTCTATGCCTCGCAGACGGGCCAGGACCGGCCGGTCGACCCCGGCCCTGGTCTCCAGGCCGAGCCGGGTGCGCCGCATCAGGTACCAGAGCCCGCCGGCAGCCGCGGCCGCGGCCACCACCACCGCCAACTGGTCCGAGGTGATGGCCACACCTTGGGTCAGTTGGAAGCTCCGAGCCGGAACCGGGCCCAGCCCTGGCGGGCTGGTTCCGGATTGACCGGTGGCATCGGGCAACTCCGTTCCGAACACTCCGTTGACAATCTGGATCAACAACAGCGCCGCTGCCGGCAACGCGATCAGCACACCGATGCCACCGACCAGGCGTGCTGCTTCAGGGGCCGAGGACAGACGACGGAACAACGCGACGTCGAGCATCAGCCCGATCAACGGGGCCACCACACCGACCGCGATCAACCCGGCCACCACGATGGGGAGGCCGAGGCCTCCCTCATCGTGAGGCTGGTTGAGGACATGGAAGGTGAGGGCGGTGGTGAAGGCCACCGCCCCGTGACCCAGGTTGAACACGCCCGAGGCCTGGTAGGTGAGGACCAGGCCCGAGGCCATGATGGCGTAGAGGCCGCCGGCGACGGCGCCGGCCACCACGAGGCTGAGTAGCTCGGTCAAGGGTGGACCGTCACCCCACCTTGATGGTCTCGCCGCATGTGAGCGGGATGGTGGGCACGAACTCGGTCCCCTTCACCTCGACCAGGGCGGCGCACGGCACCGGCTCGTCGTGCTTGGCTGGCCAGGTCGACGGCCCGACCACGCCTTCCACCTCGAAGGTGAAGTCGCCGCCGTTCAGGGTGGCCAGGAACTTCTCCACGGTCAGGTCCTCGCCGGTCTCCTCGAGGGCCTTGATGAACATGTCGGTCACCCAGTAGCCCGCCGACACGGCCAGGTTCAGCTTCTGGTCGGGCTTGACCTCCTTCACGGCTTCGAGCATGGCGGCATTGGCTGGTACCTCGGGGTCCATGGAGAACTGGGTGTTGACGAACACGCCGTCATAGCCGGGGGCGCCGAGCAGGAGCGGGCTGTAGGACGGGGTGATGATGGTCCCGTCGAACCCGGCGTTCTGGAGGGCGGCGGCCAGGCTGGTACCCGACAGGGTGGCGATCAGGTAGACGATGTCGGGATCCGAGTCGAGGATCTTGGTGACGAACGGGCTGGGGTCACCAACCACGTCGGGGGGAGCGGGCAGGGAGTTGTCCTCCAACACCACCTCGAAGCCCCGGTCGGCCACCGAGGCCGACAGCAGCGCCAGGCCACCGCGACCCGAGTCGTTGTCTTCGCCGATGAAGGCCACCTTCATGTCGGAGGTGCCGAAGTGCTCCTCCAAGACGGTTCCCAAGGCGTTGGATCCCACGGTCAGGTCCGGGTTGGTGACACATCCGGTGAAGCCGAAGGCCACGGTGTTGCCGCAGAATGCCGGGTGGGTACCCCAACCGAAGGTGGGGATGTTGTTCTCCACGATGTAGTCGCCACCGCCGAATTGCCCCGACAGCACCGGCAGCATGGCGAACACCTCTTCTTGTTCCACCAGGCGCTGGGTGATCTCGGCTCCCTTGGTGGGTTCGTTGTTGTCGTTCTCGATCTCGACCACTTCGATCTTGCGGCCGTGGACGCCGCCGGCGTCGTTCACCTGCTTGAGACGGGCTTCCACGCCGACGCGGGCGTCGCCGTAGTAGGTGTCGAACACCACCCCGCCCACCTTGATGGTGGTGTCGGTGACACCCCGGGTCGTGCGGGTGGTGGGCTCGGTGGTGGTGCCGCCCCCACCGGCGGCCGTGGTGGTGGAGGCGCCTTCGTCCTTGGTGCTCTCCGAGCAACTCGCCATCAGCAACGAGGCCGATGCCATCACGGCCACCAGCGCTCTGCGACGGGAGCGGCTACGGCTCGGTGGGTTGGGACCGGTGAGCTTCATGGATTCCTCCGAGGGTCAGGGGTGGGTCTGGGGGTTGGACGGGGCAGGGTTGTAACAGTCGGTTCAGACGGTGTGCGTGCCGAGATAGGCCTCACGGACTGCGGGGTCGTGGCGAATGTCGTCGGGGGAGCCTTGGGCCAGCACCTGACCGAGGTGGAGGGCCACCACCCGGTCACAGTGGCTGAGCACAAAGGCCACGTCGTGTTCGACGAGCAGGACCGAGGTGCCGTCGTCGTCTCGCACTCCCTCCACCACGGCGGCGAACCGTTCGATGTCGGCATGGTCGAGTCCCGATGCCGGCTCGTCTAGCAACAAGAGGCTGGGACGGTCCATCAGGGCGCGTCCCAGTTCGACCAAGCGGGCCGTTCCGATGGGGAGACCGGTGGCCTGGCGCGAACCAACGCGCTCCAGACCGCAGCGGACCAGCACCTCTCGGGCGCGGTCTCGTCGTTCACGTTCTCGGCTCCGCCGGGTGGGAGCGCCCACCAGATCGGCCAACACACCGCCGCCACCGCCGTGCCACTCACCGGCCACCAACAGGTTCTCCTCGATGGTCAACCATCCGAAGACCTGCACCCGCTGGAAGGTCCGCCTGAGCCCGGCCCGGGCCCGGCGGTGAGGTGACCAGCCGGTGACGGTACGGCCGTGCAGTTCGACCTGACCGGAGTCGGGCACCCGGATCCCCGAGATCACGTCGAACAGGGTGGTCTTGCCGGCTCCGTTGGCGCCGATCAGGCCGCAGATCTCGCCCGACTTCACCGTCATCGACACCCGGTCCAGGGCCGCGATCCCACCGAAGCGCACGCCCACGTCCGCTAGACGCAGCGCGGGTACGGCGGCATCGTCGGCTGGATTGGTCAACGCGAAGTGCTCCCCTTGCCGGCACCGATCTCCCCTGACCGGTTGTGCCACAGTACCGGACCTGCCCGCCCCCGGTCCGCGGTGCGGTCTCCGGCCAAGACCACGACCAGAGACGACAGCGTTCGCTGCGCCTGGGGGGACCCACTCTGGACGACTTCGTGCCGGTCACCAACGACGGCCGCCGGAGGGAACGGGTGTCTGCCGACCAGTGGCGATCGTCGTCTCAGTCCGCGTCGCGTCGGACCAGCAGGACCGTCCCCAGGACCAGGGCGGCGATGACGTAGCCCCAAAAGATCGAGGCGTGGACGGCGTTCGCCAGTCTTGCGGCGACGACCTCGGGCCGGTCCATGTCGGTCTCGATGCCGAGCGTGCGGGCGCCGGCATCGAAGGGCACGAACCGGACGACCTGGACGGGGGCAAAGGAGACGACCATGCCCTCGACGACCAGCCACCAGACGAGCAGGCCGGAGACTGCGCCCGCGCTGTGGCGGACCACAATCCCGACTCCGAGACCGAGCAGCGCTGCTCCAACGGTGTAGAGCAGCGCCCAGAGCACCGTCGTCACCATGCCCGAGGTGTCGCCGACCTCGAGGCCGCCGGCGAGCGCGCCCACGAATCCCGCGGTAAGGCCGACTACCCCCAGGACCAGGCCGAAGCCGGTGGCCACGAGCGACTTTGCAGCCACGACGGGCCACCGTGACGGGTGGGCGGTGAGGGCGGCGGGAAGGGTGCCGTGCTGCACCTCGGTGGTGAACAGCAGGACGCCGGCGATGGCGGCGAGCACCGCGGTCAGCAGTGTCGGATAGACGAAGACGTCGGCGGCGGTGAGGACATCGTCGGTTACGAAGGCGGCGGTGGCCCAAGAGATGAGCAGCCCGATGATCGCCGAGGAGGTGACGAGGACCTGGTTGGCCCGCACGGTGGTGGCCTTGATCCGTTCGCTGCGCAGGACCGCGGCCAGATGGCCTGCCGGACGCGGGCCGCTGATGTTCGTGACCTCGTCGGCCAGTGGGAGCGATGCCTCGGTGGTGGTCATGTGGGTTTCCTCGTGCTCGGTGGTGGCATTGGCGGTGCCTGGGGTCATCCGGGAGGTCGTGTCGGTGGTCATGGGGCGGTGAACTCGGCGGCGGCCGTGGTCATCTCGAGGAGGCTGTCCTCGAGGGACAGCCCGGTCCGGGTGGTGACGGAGTCGACGGTCTCGGCGGCGATGAGCTTTCCGGCGCCGACGACGACGAGGTCGTCGGCCAACTTGGCGAGCTCGGCGATGAGGTGGCTGGACACGAGGACCGTGCCGCCGGCGTCGGCGAAGCGGCGAAGCCGGATCCGCAGCCAGCGGATACCGTCGGGGTCCAGGCCGTTGGACGGCTCGTCGAGCAGCAGGACCCGGGGGTCTCCCAGCAGGGAAGAAGCGAGTGCCAGCCGCTGGCGCATGCCGAGCGAGAACCGACCCGCCCGCTCATCGGCCACGCTCTCGAGTCCCACGTCGGCCAGCACCTCGTCTACCCGGGCGACCGGAATGGAGCTGAGGGCGGCGGCGACTCGGAGGTGGTTCCGGGCGGTGCGACCCGGGTGCATGCAGCGGGCGTCCAGGACCGCACCCACGGTCCGCGACGGGTGGGTGAGGTCCGCGAAGCGGACACCGTCGTAGCGGACCTCACCCCGGTCGGGACGGGTGAGGTCAACCATCATCCGCATGGTGGTGGACTTGCCAGC encodes:
- a CDS encoding ATP-binding cassette domain-containing protein — translated: MTELLSLVVAGAVAGGLYAIMASGLVLTYQASGVFNLGHGAVAFTTALTFHVLNQPHDEGGLGLPIVVAGLIAVGVVAPLIGLMLDVALFRRLSSAPEAARLVGGIGVLIALPAAALLLIQIVNGVFGTELPDATGQSGTSPPGLGPVPARSFQLTQGVAITSDQLAVVVAAAAAAGGLWYLMRRTRLGLETRAGVDRPVLARLRGIDTDRSSRIVWSLSSALAGLAGVLIAPMFDLSALTFHMIVFTSFTAAVAARLRSVPMAFAAGIGLGVIQNLVYGYAPDVLADVSGFRTSVPFILLFVLMFFVPSRGREAGSVAEEAPVEDPRSDLAPWRKRAPWAAAGLALMAYGFFVADAYWTGIINRGLVLGLVFLSFVVVTGFGGMINLAQATFVTVGGFTAGWLVNHQWPSTVPVLMNNGRMTFWMATIAAVVVTTLVGLLVALPSLRLGGLALALATLALALVGDRLVFQLGGVRNGTRGWSVPKPAYGPVDLGDPVTLMVVLLVLVVLVVGLVGNLQRSATGRAVLALRSSPAAAATAGIDPVRTKLTVFAVSAALAGFAGSFFALVNSPITNTSAPPLLGIVWLAVAVTFGVRRPGGAVVAGLVYALMPPVLGGIGGSWGAPWDRLPDTLRDVLAAPEFAAMLFGLGAVGLARQPDGVLAEVGHSLRARRDRRSPVVAPVLASTSTEVAVEAGVGAGPTASGTGRDEDVEAGVAGPAAAGVAEPSSHGPVAPSFKERPEPAEAWALDLRSITAGYGEVEVLHDVSVAVAPGEVVAVLGANGAGKSTLCAVAGGLVEASTGQVVLGGVDVTSHPTHLRARGGLVLAPEARGIFPGLTVDDNLAIRLRTPEARRAAKDRFPILDERAGQEAGLLSGGEQQQLALAVALADPPPVFVADEPTLGLAPMATRTVVEALDELRQFGTAVVLVEEQAAAGLELADRVVLMELGRVTWDGPRADLDVDRLTASYLGDPV
- a CDS encoding ABC transporter permease subunit, translated to MTTDTTSRMTPGTANATTEHEETHMTTTEASLPLADEVTNISGPRPAGHLAAVLRSERIKATTVRANQVLVTSSAIIGLLISWATAAFVTDDVLTAADVFVYPTLLTAVLAAIAGVLLFTTEVQHGTLPAALTAHPSRWPVVAAKSLVATGFGLVLGVVGLTAGFVGALAGGLEVGDTSGMVTTVLWALLYTVGAALLGLGVGIVVRHSAGAVSGLLVWWLVVEGMVVSFAPVQVVRFVPFDAGARTLGIETDMDRPEVVAARLANAVHASIFWGYVIAALVLGTVLLVRRDAD
- a CDS encoding ATP-binding cassette domain-containing protein, coding for MISVTGLTKHYGERRAVDDLSFELRAGRVTGFVGPNGAGKSTTMRMMVDLTRPDRGEVRYDGVRFADLTHPSRTVGAVLDARCMHPGRTARNHLRVAAALSSIPVARVDEVLADVGLESVADERAGRFSLGMRQRLALASSLLGDPRVLLLDEPSNGLDPDGIRWLRIRLRRFADAGGTVLVSSHLIAELAKLADDLVVVGAGKLIAAETVDSVTTRTGLSLEDSLLEMTTAAAEFTAP
- a CDS encoding ABC transporter substrate-binding protein, with protein sequence MKLTGPNPPSRSRSRRRALVAVMASASLLMASCSESTKDEGASTTTAAGGGGTTTEPTTRTTRGVTDTTIKVGGVVFDTYYGDARVGVEARLKQVNDAGGVHGRKIEVVEIENDNNEPTKGAEITQRLVEQEEVFAMLPVLSGQFGGGDYIVENNIPTFGWGTHPAFCGNTVAFGFTGCVTNPDLTVGSNALGTVLEEHFGTSDMKVAFIGEDNDSGRGGLALLSASVADRGFEVVLEDNSLPAPPDVVGDPSPFVTKILDSDPDIVYLIATLSGTSLAAALQNAGFDGTIITPSYSPLLLGAPGYDGVFVNTQFSMDPEVPANAAMLEAVKEVKPDQKLNLAVSAGYWVTDMFIKALEETGEDLTVEKFLATLNGGDFTFEVEGVVGPSTWPAKHDEPVPCAALVEVKGTEFVPTIPLTCGETIKVG
- a CDS encoding ATP-binding cassette domain-containing protein — encoded protein: MTVKSGEICGLIGANGAGKTTLFDVISGIRVPDSGQVELHGRTVTGWSPHRRARAGLRRTFQRVQVFGWLTIEENLLVAGEWHGGGGGVLADLVGAPTRRSRERERRDRAREVLVRCGLERVGSRQATGLPIGTARLVELGRALMDRPSLLLLDEPASGLDHADIERFAAVVEGVRDDDGTSVLLVEHDVAFVLSHCDRVVALHLGQVLAQGSPDDIRHDPAVREAYLGTHTV